The Microlunatus soli genome contains the following window.
AGTTGGCGTAGTAGGCGGCGAGGACGGTGCCGTCGTCCATCGCGATCGCTCGTGGGTAGCCCATGTCCCGGACCGCGACATCATCGGTCAACACCTGCAGGGTCCAGCTGCGACCATGATCATCGCTGCTGACTGCCCGCAGACCGTACGGTTCGGCACGGCTGCCGTAGGCCAGCACCAGCCGGTCGTCGGCGAGCCGGACCAGAGCCGGCGGATTGCCACCGCCGCCGGCGTCGGGCACCGGACGCCCGATCAGCTCCCAGCTGACGCCCCTGTCCTGGCTGGCATACAGGTCGATCCAGGTCGCCCGGCCGCCCTTCTCCCCCGCGCCCGCACATCGCCGGGCACACAGCACGGTGCCATCCTCGAGAGCGACCGATGACGGCATGATCGCGTACCCGTCGGGGGTCTCGCCGACCCAGCCGCGTTGTTCGAAAGTCCGTCCGCCGTCGCCTGTCCAGGCAGACAGCACTCGACCCTCCGAGCCGTCCGGTTTGCCGGTGGTCAGCTGGAACAGTGCCTCGTCCGGCCCGAACGCGACGATGTCGGTGCGGGCCGCGACGGC
Protein-coding sequences here:
- a CDS encoding sialidase family protein — its product is MQLDRSTVYREPGRFAGWPANYGLWGWGEEVVSIFVSGWIGTDTGLHPRDRSRPFVPVVARSQDGGRSWTHEPFTGTIPGGAQTLSGDEHVDADLQIGPRLSADDFVPMAEPIDFTDPETIVLVARTGIVAGAVSWFYVSSDRARTWTGPYRIPDFGQAAVAARTDIVAFGPDEALFQLTTGKPDGSEGRVLSAWTGDGGRTFEQRGWVGETPDGYAIMPSSVALEDGTVLCARRCAGAGEKGGRATWIDLYASQDRGVSWELIGRPVPDAGGGGNPPALVRLADDRLVLAYGSRAEPYGLRAVSSDDHGRSWTLQVLTDDVAVRDMGYPRAIAMDDGTVLAAYYANSGSRSERSIEAVRWRP